The genomic DNA TCACAGTTGTTGTACACAACTCAAGAACAAGGCAAAGAACTGGTCAGTAGCGATAACCGCATGGCAACCGAAAACGCAAAGTTAATACATGATGTTATAACGGCCGAAGGCAACAAGCTTAACCTAGATGTCATACAAACCGGCAACCGTTCGCGCATAGTTGTGTGGGCATATAAGCTGGGTAGCCAGCTAAAAACATCGGCATTTTCTGCAAAACATGCACAGTTTATAGAAGTGTTGCGTGGCAACCCCAGTGCCGAGCTGGTGTATTTAACCAAAACCTGCCAACAAGCTAGATGTGAAGCGGAAAAACAAATGCTGCAAGCAAACCTAGCTCAATGGGTGACTGTATTTTAAGCCCGGCTACCCCGCCAACCGCGCTAAAAATTTAAGGCGTGTATTGCTGGCATCTTCATGTATGCCAATGCGAGTTAACTCATGCAACTTGAGTGATGACACATGGTTAATACCATTTTGCGTGGTAACCGCGGCGGTATAGTGCTGCTTTACTAGGCTTAAAGCTTGTTCATTGTAATCGCCATTTGGGAAGCAGAACAGTTCGATATCTTTATTCAGCTTGCTGGCCAGTGTTTCTTTGCTGGTGGCAATTTCGGTGGTTAGGGCGGCGTCGCCCAGCCCTTTATTTAGCCGTTGATGCGTACAAGTATGGCTTTCTACTTGCAAAAAACCCGAAGCCTCACACTCTTGGAGTTCATCCCATGTCATTAAAGCGCGTTGCGAGTTAGTTTCTAAAATGTGTTGCCAATTAATAGCGTTCAGGGCGGTAAAAATTTCAGCTTCGGAATGTTGTTTCAATTGGTTTATGCATTGTGCATTGCGCTCGCGAGAAAAAGCATGCTGGCTGGCTTCAAAGGCAGGCTGCAATAAGGCTTGCTGCGCTAATTCCGGGGCTTTAATGGCAATAAGTTCACTGATGATATTAGGCCAAAAACGGAACGGTGTACCTATTTTGTCGGCTACAGCAAATAACGTGCTGGGTACATTATGTTTTTTTAAAATAGGCAGAGCATACTCGTAGTTATCGGCCCAACCATCATCAAAGGTGATGGCGCATGCCTTGTTGGGCAAGGGTTC from Reinekea marina includes the following:
- a CDS encoding polysaccharide deacetylase family protein, whose translation is MVNALKATAKFARNWVKASYGEHTKQREAPRLWVLMYHRILPKADPRFALEEPGMIVTPETFEQQIIELKKHFTLVNLNNWVKQHGANEPLPNKACAITFDDGWADNYEYALPILKKHNVPSTLFAVADKIGTPFRFWPNIISELIAIKAPELAQQALLQPAFEASQHAFSRERNAQCINQLKQHSEAEIFTALNAINWQHILETNSQRALMTWDELQECEASGFLQVESHTCTHQRLNKGLGDAALTTEIATSKETLASKLNKDIELFCFPNGDYNEQALSLVKQHYTAAVTTQNGINHVSSLKLHELTRIGIHEDASNTRLKFLARLAG